A genomic segment from Myxococcales bacterium encodes:
- a CDS encoding NUDIX domain-containing protein: protein MARAPKSPQPKRAEGAPPTDEAAFLTEYDASEYERPSVTVDVVLVSVKGDALVTLVLERDDHPHKGKVVLPGGFVRIDESLEEAAERVLQGKAGLSHVFLEQLYTFGGVRRDPRTRVITVSYFALVAAERFPTEGRDGKGMTARIDVPWAGETGGAVELKGPLGQTLDVGFDHADIVGMAVKRLRGKLGYAPIGFQLLPERFTLLDLQRVHEIILGRDLNKDSFRRKMLASGELEATGRHEIDVGHRPAELYRFRHRSAV from the coding sequence GGCGCTCCGCCTACCGACGAGGCGGCGTTCCTCACCGAATACGACGCGAGCGAGTACGAGCGGCCGTCGGTCACCGTCGACGTCGTCCTTGTGTCGGTCAAGGGCGACGCCCTCGTCACGCTCGTCCTCGAGCGCGACGACCACCCGCACAAGGGCAAGGTCGTCTTGCCCGGCGGCTTCGTGCGCATCGACGAGTCACTCGAGGAAGCTGCCGAGCGCGTGCTCCAGGGCAAGGCCGGCCTCAGCCACGTCTTCTTGGAGCAGCTCTACACCTTCGGCGGCGTGCGCCGTGATCCGCGAACGCGCGTCATCACGGTCTCGTACTTTGCGCTCGTTGCCGCGGAACGCTTCCCGACCGAGGGTCGCGACGGCAAGGGCATGACGGCCCGCATCGACGTGCCCTGGGCCGGAGAGACGGGCGGCGCCGTCGAGCTCAAGGGACCTCTCGGGCAAACGCTCGATGTTGGCTTCGATCACGCCGACATCGTCGGCATGGCGGTCAAGCGCCTGCGCGGCAAGCTCGGCTACGCGCCCATCGGATTTCAACTTCTGCCAGAGCGATTCACGCTCCTCGACCTGCAACGCGTTCACGAGATCATCCTCGGGCGCGACCTCAACAAGGACTCGTTCCGGCGCAAGATGCTCGCCTCGGGTGAGCTGGAGGCGACGGGCCGCCACGAGATCGACGTGGGCCACCGCCCCGCCGAGCTCTACCGCTTCCGCCACCGCTCCGCCGTGTAG
- a CDS encoding band 7 protein: MGEVRRFGPFGHYRAESSSYVLRFRGGRLLARGRALGFWFLALSTSVAEVPVDDQELAFLFRGRTTDFQDTHVQGAVTFRIKEPDKLAERVDFSIDLTTGAFRKKPIEALTELVSQLAQQLAVSWIGEHDLATTLTKGPAELRLCIEKGLVADGALSDLGLDVATVRIVAVKPAPELERALEAPARERIQQEADEAGFARRALAVEKERAIQENELQNQIELSRREEQLIRQRGVNEERRVTDEAEAERVRNEAELARRRRGVETRADLMRIEASAEAERTTTTAKAQAEAVRLVETEKVAAEKERLLSYKDLAPHVLAGMAAQELAGKLQKIEHVRIEPDTLANLMRGLGGAFAAPKES; the protein is encoded by the coding sequence ATGGGTGAAGTCAGACGTTTTGGCCCCTTCGGTCACTACCGCGCCGAGTCGAGCTCCTACGTGCTCCGCTTCCGTGGCGGACGGTTGCTCGCGCGCGGTCGCGCCCTCGGCTTCTGGTTCCTCGCGCTGAGCACCAGCGTGGCGGAGGTGCCGGTTGACGACCAGGAGCTCGCCTTCCTATTCCGGGGTCGCACCACAGACTTTCAGGACACGCACGTCCAAGGCGCCGTGACGTTCCGCATCAAGGAGCCCGACAAGCTCGCCGAGCGCGTCGACTTCTCGATCGATCTGACGACGGGCGCGTTCCGCAAGAAGCCGATCGAGGCCCTCACCGAGCTCGTCAGCCAATTGGCGCAGCAGCTCGCCGTCTCGTGGATCGGCGAGCATGACCTTGCGACGACGCTGACGAAAGGACCGGCCGAGCTCCGCCTCTGCATCGAAAAGGGGCTCGTCGCCGACGGAGCGCTCTCTGACCTCGGCCTCGATGTCGCGACGGTGCGCATCGTCGCCGTGAAGCCGGCCCCTGAGCTGGAGCGCGCTCTCGAGGCGCCGGCGCGCGAGCGCATCCAACAAGAGGCCGATGAAGCGGGCTTCGCGCGGCGCGCGCTCGCCGTAGAGAAGGAGCGCGCCATTCAGGAGAACGAGCTCCAGAACCAAATCGAGTTGTCGCGGCGCGAGGAGCAGTTGATCAGGCAAAGGGGCGTCAATGAAGAGCGCCGCGTGACCGATGAAGCAGAGGCCGAGCGCGTGCGCAACGAAGCAGAGCTCGCGCGAAGGCGCCGCGGCGTCGAGACCCGCGCCGACCTGATGCGCATCGAGGCGAGCGCCGAGGCGGAGCGCACGACGACGACGGCCAAGGCGCAAGCGGAGGCGGTGCGCCTCGTCGAGACCGAGAAGGTCGCCGCCGAGAAGGAGCGACTCCTCTCCTACAAGGACCTGGCACCCCACGTGCTCGCGGGCATGGCGGCGCAAGAGCTGGCGGGCAAGCTGCAGAAGATCGAGCACGTGCGCATTGAACCCGACACGCTCGCGAACCTCATGCGCGGCCTTGGCGGCGCCTTCGCGGCGCCCAAGGAGTCTTGA